The sequence below is a genomic window from Tenacibaculum tangerinum.
TTATGTTGATAAATGTTCATTAAAATCTTACAAAAAAAGTTGCATAAGTAATTGTTCTTCTTGTATTGTAAAATTTATTTAGAAAATCAAATTTTCTTTTCAGAATCTACTATGAGTTCTTAACAATTTGGTAATATAGCTTAACTCCTTAATTTTAAATAGGTTATTAAGAATGCTAAAAAAAGCATTGTTAATTACTGTTGATAATCGTGAATAACTGTATTTTTGTAAATCACAACTAAATTAAAATCAACAAATTATGACAATCGCTGTAGGAAATGATCACGCAGGTACCGAATACAAATTCGAAATAGTTAATCTTTTAGAAGAATTAGGGTATAAAGTACTTAATTTTGGTACAAATGATACGGATAGTATGGATTATCCTGATGCTATTCATCCTGCTGCAGAAGCTGTAGAGACAGGACAAGCAGCCATGGGAATTATTTTATGTGGAAGTGGTAACGGAGCACAGATGACGGCTAATAAGCATCAAGGGGTACGTGCTGCCTTGTGTTGGAATAATGAATTGGTAGCATTAACACGTCAGCATAACGATGCTAATATTTTAACAATTCCAGCTCGTTTTGTATCGTTACAACAAGCACTAGGTTTTGTAAAGATTTTCTTAGCTACCGAATTTGAAGGTGGGCGTCATGCAAACCGAGTACAAAAGATAGCTTGCTGTTAATGAATTTTATAGTAAAAAGATTTCAAGAATTAACAACTTCAGAACTGTATGATTTACTTCAATTACGTTCTGAAGTTTTTGTTGTTGAACAAGATTGTGTGTATCAAGATTTAGACGGTAAAGATCAAAAAGCATTGCATGTCTTAGGAGTAAAAGAAGGTAATATCATCGCCTATGCACGCTTGTTTAACAGTGGTGAATATTTTAATACGCCTAGTATCGGTAGGGTTATCGTAAAGAAAACGGAACGTAGATATGGATACGGACACGATTTGATGAAAGTAGCTATCAAGGCTATTTCTGATAACTATAAAGAAACTACAATTACCATTTCTGCACAAACCTATTTACAGAAGTTCTACGAATCTCACGGATTTAAACAAGTAGGAGAAGGGTATTTAGAAGATGGAATTCCGCATATAAGAATGGTAAAGAATTAATAATGAAAATAAGTA
It includes:
- the rpiB gene encoding ribose 5-phosphate isomerase B — its product is MTIAVGNDHAGTEYKFEIVNLLEELGYKVLNFGTNDTDSMDYPDAIHPAAEAVETGQAAMGIILCGSGNGAQMTANKHQGVRAALCWNNELVALTRQHNDANILTIPARFVSLQQALGFVKIFLATEFEGGRHANRVQKIACC
- a CDS encoding GNAT family N-acetyltransferase encodes the protein MNFIVKRFQELTTSELYDLLQLRSEVFVVEQDCVYQDLDGKDQKALHVLGVKEGNIIAYARLFNSGEYFNTPSIGRVIVKKTERRYGYGHDLMKVAIKAISDNYKETTITISAQTYLQKFYESHGFKQVGEGYLEDGIPHIRMVKN